Within Astyanax mexicanus isolate ESR-SI-001 chromosome 2, AstMex3_surface, whole genome shotgun sequence, the genomic segment aattattattatttgaacgCAGACACAAAATCTAGGTTATAATTTCTTGTTATCTGGCCAGTGTGTATTCAAAGTATCTGAACATGTTAAATAATTAACCTTGTGAATCTAATCCATCTCTGGCCAAGAAGTGTTTCACAGTGAGTGTTTTCTCTGTGTGCTCCAGACTACAGTGTGACTGCCAACtccagggtggtggtggtgactGCCGGGGCTCGTCAGCAGGAGGGTGAGAGCAGGCTGAACCTGGTGCAGAGGAACGTCAACATCTTTAAGTTCATCATCCCCAACATCGTAAAGTACAGCCCCAACTGCATCATGCTTGTGGTGTCCAACCCAGGTTAGCCCCCTTTTATAATAGAGCAAGAGCAGTATCAGATCTAAATTATTTGCAGCATTATAGCTTCATCTGAGTTTTCTCAAGATACTGAAGTGTATTAGTTTTAACTGAAAAATGAACTGTTCTTGTGTTCTGTTCTTTAGTTGATATCCTGACCTACGTGGCCTGGAAGCTGAGCGGCCTTCCTAGGAACCGTGTGATTGGTAGCGGCACTAACTTGGACTCAGCTCGCTTCCGCTTCCTGATGGGCGAGAAACTGGGCCTGCACCCCTCCAGCTGCCACGGCTGGGTGATCGGAGAGCATGGAGACTCCAGCGGTAAGATTCAGTACACTTTAAACCATTTACACCATCATTTTAGCTTCTACAATAAggttctagatagatagatagatagatagatagatagatagatagatagatagatagatagatagatagatagatagatagatagatagatagatagatagatagatagatagatagatagatagatagatagatagatagatagatagatagatagatagataatttaggcatccagcagcaacaacacaatacaataagaaacagattcaaacataaattaaaacacaggagaatagagaaaaagaagaaaaaaaaaatatatataaggctataaaaaacgtactatacaaggtaagatatatatctgtaaacagagcagtgcagtagatgttgctaatgtttattaaataattaacagagcaaagtgcagtgtgcaatgacattgattatgaaagtggctgatgtgacatagaaatataatataaatatgcatctgtaacaaatatagttctaaaaagagattgtgaatatgtgaatacccaatcatgagtaaagtacttgaatgtaagtgaggttggggaagtgttagtgtaaaagATTTCACACATCTTACATATGTTCTTAGTGCGTTTGTCCTTACCCAGCACTATTGTTGTGTCAAATTCGGACTCCCTGCCAGTATACCATTTTCTTTTACAACAAGCAGTGGGGATTTACAATTTGCCATAGCACAGGCAATAAGGCTAGTGTGCCAAAATTCATCACTATGCACATGTCTTTTGTTTTAGGGTCAAATAACAGACATTTCTAAATGTAAATTGATAAGATTTAGCCAATTCTGATCtgggcaaaaaaattaaaaattgattAATGAAGCATTTAATCATGTGAACAATGACTTAGTGCACATTCTAAATGGTAGAGAAAAGGTGTTCAGTTCTGTGTTCTCACTTTCATCACAATGGCAACAATCAGCTTTGTGCTGAGGtgctttcaggaaacccagccCAGATTACAGTGGATGGAATTAGAATGAGCTAACATAATTAGAGTAGCAATAATCAGATTTCTAAAAAGCCTGTAACTTTGAGATGAAACATATACCATGTCCTTTACAGTGCCTGTCTGGAGTGGTGTGAATGTAGCTGGCGTCAACCTGCAGAGCCTTAACCCTGACATTGGCACAGAGAAGGACAAGGAGGACTGGAAGAACGTCCACAAGATGGTGGTTGACAGGTGagaactatgttttttttatatacattttctcTATTGGGGTTTCAGTCTTTTAAGATCCAACAAATCCAAACAAGCAACATAGAGAAAATCCCACCCCAAACAAACAGAGAGCGCTGCAATATACATCTCTGTGTATATAAACACATGATATAAGTAAACAGTCAGCTACCTGACAGGAGACAGGTAAAGGAATAGCATGTatgaaattgattaaaaaaaagtaaggCCTCCTCTTCCAGAAACGAATTATAAGTTATAGCTTCTTTAAATAAGAGTGCAATGGTTCCCAAATCTCCCCAAATTTATCAGATTTATggacatgtaatgtaatgtttctaGGCTGTAAAGGTTTTAAGTCAATCTCTAGAGAGGAATAAGAGCAAAAATCTGTTATCCACAAGTGAGGAGTTGACCACCTCAACAAGATGCATAATTTTttgcaagaaataaaataatagtcaACAAAGATTTGGTGTCTGTGTCAAAAAATTGTCTTGAGTAGAACTATGTTTTAATGTGAATTCATATTGAGTTTTTGGTTaggtaaagtacagatacagtacttGTCCAAATAATAGTGGATACCTCTTCTAATGCATTCAGCTTTTAGCTACTCTAAATTTTGTCCATTGCTGACatatgtgcaaacacacacacatacacagcttgttTAATCCTTGTAAAGATGTATTTCCAAAAGAATAGGACCCAGAGGGGTAGGCTAGCATgatctagaggggtataaactaTTGAATATATAGGTGCcatgtacttttgtccatacaatGTACGGTATATCTCTGAGTGATCTGAGTTTAATCCAAGATGAAAGCAGTGGCAAGCAGTAAAAGATGTGCATGTTCACTGAGTGAAGTGTACAGGAGCACACGTGAACACAGGCAATCTAGGCCAAGTACCACGGTGTGCTTGATTCACATTACAGCTTCATGACCAGATTATGACCTTTGATTATGCACTTTGCACAAATGAAGCTATCACATGCTCTTGCAAACTAAGagagatttgatttgattagccCTTTCCCAAGCTTCCCAAGATTCATGATCTGGTCAATAAGCACCAGTAGActgaatacattttaaatgcattaCATTCTGAAAACAGTTAAAATGAAGAATCTCTgagttgtctgtttgtttgtttttttttgcattcacaGTGCATATGAGGTTATTAAGCTGAAGGGATACACGTCCTGGGCTATCGGAATGTCCGTGGCTGACCTCTGCGAGAGCATCCTGAAGAACCTGCACAAGTGCCACCCAGTGTCCACCCTGGTCCAGGTGAGTGGGGCATCAATCTTCATGCTCTGTGTGTCTCATAATCATTAAGATTAAagcaaattatatattttgtatattatattattataaatattgtcCACACAGTTCTCTTTACTGAATAAAAGGTTCAGCTATTACTGCAACTTTGAACAGTGTCTTAGAAAAATCAATCTCTAATCATTTCCTTCATCCACACCCAAACCAATTGATTCTTTTATGGTGCTGTTTATGGTGTTTGTATTCTGGTCAGCCTTTGAGCTTTGGGTCTTTATCTCTTTATCGGTTGAAAACACCTAGAGTGTACAGTGAATCACACAGTGCAGGGTGAACTACTTTTCTTGCCTGTCATTGGTACACAGCAATTGCATAGTATATTGCACATGCATAGCATGTTTGTTTCGTTAGATTcggtattatgtattattattatgtattaatttGCATGTTTCTCCTGAAATAGGTGAAATTAATTTACTTGCAAAGATTTTTGCAGTGACTAAAATATCACATACCACTTGTGCATGATGGGTGAATGTGGAATTTTCTTTATTAAGTAttgtacacagctctggaaaaataaaagaccacttaaaaatgatgatttttttattttaccaaattgaaaacctctggaatataatcaagagaaatatggatgatcacaagccatcaaaccaagctgaactgcttaaagttgtgcaccaggagtgacataaatttatccaaaagcagtgtgtaaaactggtgcaggagaacatgccaagatgcattaaactgtgattgaaaatttataccagggttattccatcaaaaaagggttatttagattttttttttttttgcattatttgaagtctgcatcttttttgtcatttcagccatttctcattttctgcaaaaaaaatgctctaaatgacaatatttttattggttttGTATTCCCAGGGAATGCATGGCGTGAAAGATGAAGTCTTCCTGAGTATCCCCTGCATCTTGGGCAGCAGCGGCCTGACTGACGTGGTGCACATGACCCTGAAGGCTGATGAGGAGAAGCAGCTGGTGAAGAGCGCTGAGACCCTCTGGGGCGTGCAGAAGGAGCTAACCTTATGAACCACACTCCCCTCCAAGATATAGCCTCCTGTCTCTGTAACTGCAAACCTCTACAGTGGCTGCCCAACCTCTACCCCTTACCCTTATCGGTTCTGAAACCCATTTCCTTTCCCAGTCCCcttttcttcttcatcttcttcttacCCGTCCCCCCCAAAACACCATTCAGACGTCTTGAAACAGACCTCAGAACCATAGACCTTAACACTCCTTATCATAGCTGCAGAGGaggatatacagtatgtacttAGTCTCTACATGTTAAATGGCCTTTGTAAAGTTGAGTAtccatgtgtgtatatgtgtatatgttatTGCTTCTCGTCTTCCTCGTACTGCTGATAGAATATTTTCCAAGTTATAAAAAGGAAAGAAACCTATTTAATATCAGGAAAGCTTGCCAGTTATGGTCGATGTTTGGTATTTGTATTCTGAGCTCAACAAGCATTCCGTACCATTTTGTTCCCAATGCAAAAAAGCAAACAGTCCGTTTATTAAGACCAACAACTTGTGACACCAAAGCTGCACGTTTACCTAAACCAGCCAGTGGCCTCTATACATGTAGGCATGCAATTCTGTACACGATATCAACCACAAGTGCACTGAAGCAAGTCTTTATCACTGTAAAGACAAGCTCTTCACAGCTCAGTAATACAAATACAGGGTCAGCTTGACAGAACTGCTGACAGTTCATTGGCTCATATGGTTTAAACTGAATGTGGAACAAATAACTTGACGGAGAACCAAATGGAATTTTGTTGTGGCTCACTTCAGCTTCTCGCAGAGTAAATGTTAaacctgttattattattattattagagatgTGTCAGTTTACGTGACAGTCAGACCTACATGTGATATGTATATCTGTACACCTTATATTTCAGCTAGAAAaggttatttttgtatttttatttgtgaaCTAAAGCTCAACACCCAGTGGCATTTTGCTCTGACACTAAGCTGAACACGGTACCTGTTGTGTCAGAGCAGACAGATTTACTAACAACTCACTCCACTTCCAAATAAAGGTTGACTAAACACGACCCATGCCTTGCCTTTGTTTCCTTCCTTTTTTGTGTGTTGGAGCCTGACAAAGTTGTAGGCTGTGTGGGAAAAAAAGAGCTGATTGCGCAAAAGCGCACACTGGCTCATAGGTCAGCCATTTTTAACACTACAGTTCAATATATGCCATTCTCCTCAGAGGCGTTGGCAGGTTTAACAAATGTTAATTGGTTTAACAAACTGTAAATTcaagaataaaaacaaacaacaaaatgttTAGGGACTTGGTGCTTTAGGGTCATGGTGctttaccatcagcagccagagtcagagagagcacaatttagcACCATCTAGTGTTAAGATAATTGCAAGTGATAAGGTTAATTGGCTCTGCTAAAGTAGGGGAAAATAGGAATAACATATATAAAAAGATGTTGTGGGATTGCAGATGAGCAATGTGCTCATTATTATATTAAAGCAGGGGTGGATGCAGAGTACCACACAGATATTCCACAGATATAGCTAATCTTAAAAATGAAGGTGTTACTAACAGTTCTTTGAGTAATGCAGTGAAAGAGCCATTtaaaccaaaaatatttttttgtggcaTTGTGCAAAAAAATCCTTGCAGAACCTTTATTTTTCAGGGTCTGCATAAAAAAATTGGCTTTGgaaatgtttaccatgtttattgTCTGTGGGTTTGGAGATAAGATAAAGGGTAAAGCCACAGTAAAACTAGTTTAGTCATACTTtagctatttttatatattgcttTACAAGAAGTACTTTACTGTGCTTAATACTCAACATGCTTAATGGAATTACCTCAAACATCTTTTGGGACCCCCCTAGCATGCTAGACCAATCCTAACAGCTAGCCTAGCCACTACTGTAAAacctaaaacaacaaaaaaaccagTTAGCTAGCATTAGTGTTACTTTTCCTCTCATTTTGATCAACTAGCAGCACACCTGACTAAATTAGTTTAATAAGTTGGTCAGTTTTCACAGTGCTGACATTTACTTCTGTTAATCGAAATAAAAACCCGACATCACTGGTTTAGTCTACAAGCACAATCTATACGTACCTAAATAACCAGCtcattaaagagaaagagaacattgATCAGTAAAAGCATGTTTTGAGTTGGGTATTTTAAAAAGGAATCAAGTCCAACAATAAACCCCCAAGGCAGTTAGTTTCCAATACAACGCAGGTACGCATGTTTATAGCAGCAAAACAATGAGCAATGCTAATGTCTAACTTTACTCTTCATGTTCGTTGTAGAGCTACTTTAATATAACACAAATCTCACACACAGCCAAATTATCCTGATTTTATTGAGCAGAAGATATTAACAACTAAAGATCTGAAAACAAGAAGGAAAAAGTAAGAAGAATCTTTGTAATAGGATCTTctcaatcaaataaaataaagttgcCCACACAAaacgcactaaaaaaaaaaaaacacacatagattttttttttctctattattttgtcaaaagtcatttaaaacctttttgaatgaattaataaagaaATCTTCATTCCATTGTTGATGCTGGAGTCAGTCAAACTAAGCAGACCTGTATGAATACTTGTACACACATACATGCCTACACGTACACACAATTTCTCACTCAGAAATTTGAGTGCAAATGCTCTGGAACCGTTCTAAATTTGTAACACTTGAAATGTCAGAcgaataattcagtttaaatagCTACATGAACGACAGTTGTACAATTATAGCAACAATTCAGGAACAGGACGCAGCAGGTCGACCCCAGGACAGCACAGTTGAAAAACATAAATACTCAGTcagaaacagtaaaataaaatcgCTGAGATACAAAAGCTCACATTGCATTAAAGAGTTcctttctaaaattaaataagtattttcttgtcccaaaaacaaaaatgtaaggAGTGTGGAGCAGTCATTCAGCAGTTTGTCATTTGCTACATTTTGGAGTcagtactgcaaaaaaaaaacaatcaacaaaTCTGACACATTTTGATATAATAACCAAAAGATGAAGATGTAAAGAAGCTctaagacagaaaaaaaatgtgcattacaTGCATGAAGAAACAGAAAGTCACCCCTGTGACTTTGTCCCTAGTTGGTCAGCCAGTTAAACAGTCAGTCAATCACTGTTGTGCTTCATTTCTGATTTTAAAATTTTATCTGATTTCAACATAGATAACTTGAAGGATTCATCAATGTTATGCTATATTTGCCAGAATCCAAAGGATATAAGTAGGCATCAGTTTATAAGGGAAGCTGTTGACAACTATGTAAAACATAGTAAGggaaagaaaacataaaacaagGTGGGGGATCAGGTGGCAGTGGGATCAGTAGAGGTCGCTGAGTCCGGCAGTCTTTCGGGCTTTCTGCATCAGTGCTCTCAGCTGGAACTGCTTACGGGACAGCAGTCGCACATGCTGTAATAAAGAAATCCACATAGACCAGTCAGTGTCTAGACTGGAAAGCTACCAGAAAGAAACAATTTTCAAATGGGTATTAATAAGAGTAAGAACACAAAGAGAGAAGATAGAAGtcttatagaaaaaaatataatatatatgtattaaaaaagtATACCTTGAGAAAGACCTCCAAGTCGATGACGCCTCTGCGTAGAGCCTCCCCAAGGTAGAATATGGTGTCCTCAATGGCATTCTCCTCAGCATACAGATTCAGGATCTGTTTATATAGCGGCGCTGTGGGAACAATTACGTCATCAATATCATTGTTCTCTGACTGATTCTCCATCTTCTCCAGAGCTTCTGTCAGTTCCTCATCCTTCTTCTTGAGCAGGTCAATATTCCTGTCCACCTCAGCCTGAAAAATAAATTATAGTATTACGGTTAGTTCCAATCACTCCACCTGATTGACTGAAAATTGTTCTACCTATATTATATATTCTAAGCTTTTGGCATTTTGGCTTACTTCTCCACTATTaacatttgttgtttttatcTAACTGGAGACTCATTAAAACACCAAATTATAGCTAGAGCACAGATGCTCACTAAATCACCAGAGGCTACTGGTAACTGCATTCTCACCACTTCCTGGTCCAGACGAGAGACCATCTCCTCCAGCTTTTGGTGGCCTTTCTTCAGGTCCTCCTCTGTACGCTTGAGGGCATCCAGCTCAGCCTGAGCCCTATCCATCTCCTCCTTCATCCTCCAGCGGAGTTTATCGCTCACAGCCGAGATGAGCGAGGCACGGATAGTGTCCTCTCCGATGGTGCCATCTCGACTCTGCCCTAAAGATGAGATAGAAGAAGAGGCGAAAAACGATGAAGCGATGCTGTTGTTTAGGAGAGGTTGCGATTCACTGACAGCTTCAAGGTAATCTATAAGCAGAAATTTTAGGTGTAGATGGTCTggcaatgaaaaaaataacatgCACTTGTGAAATCAATGCATTTTGGTGGTATTGTACAAATTACAGTAAACTATTATGCTATGTAGGCACAACACAGGTCCCCTAACTGTAATTATTGCCAACCTAAACTTACGTCACTAGAAAATGTCAGTCTTATTGTCTATTGTTCTATACTCACTGCCTCTTGTCCTGTGCTTAATGCTTATATAGCACTATTGTAAAGTGTGATAAGCAGTCTTTTGTCTGCATTTATTAACTTGTTTATTAAATTGTCTGCTGATGCTCTCATATTCCTCAGTAGTTACATTGTATTTCTCAATTAGCACATGGGTGACAACGGAAAGAATGTCCACATTTGATTTAACGCAcagtttacttttacatttacagcatttagctaaTATTTTTAtctagagcgacttacaaggttgttcctattacagaggtgggccaatgtagtgttaggagtcttgcccaggaACTAGACctggaactgaaccccagtctcccacatggtagctcactggcaggcggtggtgttatacactgcaccacaccaatcaTTACATGCACAAGGCATTTATTTGAACAAATTCTAAAGCTGATATCTTCGAAATGTGATGTCTGAAATTCCAAGCCTCATAAGATCAGCAAACATGCAGAAAAATCGAGCAACATTACAACTTATGCAGCTCATACAAAACTACTGTAACACAGTTCTTCATACACAGATCTGTACAGGTTGTACAGGCTGCCAGCCCACAGCAGTGTGAATGTCATGGTTAATACCAGCGCTGCACTGGAGAACTCATAATGGAACCTTATCCTACTCCCAGGCAAGTCTATGCCCTCTAAATATAGGTTCCCACGAGCCTACATGCGAAGGGGGCTACATGCTGGCCTGTTTAAACCACATCCACCCAGAACTTTGACCTTTTATACCCACGAATCCAGTTACAGACTCGACCTTTCTCTGCGCTCCATCGAGGTCACAATGAGTTGGTGTAGACCCAAACATAAGGTCGGAGGTCAGGGGCAGAAAAAGTTCAGTGGTATGAAAGTAACATGCTTTTGTACCATCACCTCTAACATTATACTAGCCTCGTCTCAGTGCTGCTCAGCGCGCATGTGGACACAGGCAGAAGATCAGCAAAGCTTACAAACAGCAAACAGGTTTGATGAGCTGTTAACAGGTGCACAATATAGTACACTGTACTTCATTTTTAAGCTTAActgcatatataaataaacatgcaATGGAGACTGACATTAAAcgtataatatattatagtattcccaaaatataaatacattccaATAGCATGATATGTTAATATACGGTGATTAATATATAtggtaatatattaatatatagctCTATTAATAAGAGAtgacttaatgatgatgtttttccttgattttacaaaattgaaaagctctggaatataatcaagagaaagatggatgctcacaagtcatcaaaccaaactaaactgcttgaatttttgcactaggagtggcataaagttattcaaaagcagtgtaaaaACTGGTGGAgacaactgtgaataaaaaccagggttaatccaccaaatattgagttctgaccttttaaatctttatgaatatgaacttgttttctttgcaatatttgagctctgaaagttctgcatctttttttgttatttcagccatttctttttttttttttttacaaataaacgctctaaatgacaatatttgtatttggaatttaggataaatgttgtctgtagtttatagaataaatcaacaatggtatttttactcaaacatatacctataaatagcaaaatcagagaaactaagttcagaaaataaagtagtctcttaattttttccagagctgtatatgttttaaaCATACTATATGTTATGCACTACAAATCCCAGAACACATCAGGGCAGCGTTACTCACCCACAGTAGTGACTGGAGGCTGGGACGGGTAGTGTGTAGGGCCCCCAGAAGCAGGATATGTAGACCCTCCAGGATAAGGATAGCCTGGATACCCACTACAACAGCgacagacaaaacaaaataagtaaactagtatacagtactgtgcagaagaTGCAGAAACTTAAGCATATAATTAACTATTTATCTCAGCAAGCTAAATATAGTAAAAGAAGAAAGTAGTTGACGTCCGACGAGATAATCTGGAGAACGAGGCctggttaaattttttttatttatttatttagctaaatatgttaaaatcaGAAAGTCAATAGGAACCTTGCtctcaaacattttagaaaatcaaCCAGTGGTGACAAATATTTTGCATAAAACTGTATATTCactataaataagtaaaaacataTACACGTGTATGGTTTAACATAGtataatagaatagaaatatATTATACTGCACATAATTTTTCACCAATATTGTACTCTAAAACATGTTTTACCATGGATTTGGGTTTGGTCCATAACCAGACACAGCAGGCATTCCAGGCATGTAAGATTCTAgaacagagagaaggagataAAGCAAACACAGCAACAGCAACACCTACAGCACAGCTGGTGATGAGTGAGTGACATCTACTGGTTAACACAGGCATTACAGAGCTCActctttataattaaaaaaataaatcaagataGAAAGCAGCTCTGGTGGGCCTAAGTACTGCAGAGTTGAGTGATTCTCTTCATTAAACACAATTCATTCAGCTCATCAGCTAAGTAGCAAGGTCTCTGTGAGCTGAATTTCTACAAAGCTGTAGCTCTCAGACATCCTTGCTCTAAACACAGAAGTGCAAACTTATAAGTAAATCTTCAAGGAACAAACAATTTTTattataggtaaaaaaaaaaaatggtattatCAGGTTAACTTTCTAAACATAATACATTGCCCTGTATACAATACATGTGCACCCAGTGTAGAAGTGTAGAATCCAAGTGTAGAATCC encodes:
- the tsg101a gene encoding tumor susceptibility 101a; amino-acid sequence: MAVVNEGALKKMLKQYKYRDLTVREITNVILQYKDLKPLMDAYVFNDGSSRELMSLTGTVPVSYRGNVYNIPVCLWLLDTYPYNPPICFVKPTSAMMIKTGKHIDANGKIYLPYLHEWKHPQSDLYGLIQVMIVVFGEEPPVFSRPTTQPPYQSFQATGPPNQSYMPGMPAVSGYGPNPNPCGYPGYPYPGGSTYPASGGPTHYPSQPPVTTVGQSRDGTIGEDTIRASLISAVSDKLRWRMKEEMDRAQAELDALKRTEEDLKKGHQKLEEMVSRLDQEVAEVDRNIDLLKKKDEELTEALEKMENQSENNDIDDVIVPTAPLYKQILNLYAEENAIEDTIFYLGEALRRGVIDLEVFLKHVRLLSRKQFQLRALMQKARKTAGLSDLY
- the ldha gene encoding L-lactate dehydrogenase A chain, whose product is MASTKEKLIAHVSTEQAVGSKCKVTVVGVGMVGMAAAVSILLKDLADELALVDVMEDKLKGEAMDLQHGSLFLKTHKIVADKDYSVTANSRVVVVTAGARQQEGESRLNLVQRNVNIFKFIIPNIVKYSPNCIMLVVSNPVDILTYVAWKLSGLPRNRVIGSGTNLDSARFRFLMGEKLGLHPSSCHGWVIGEHGDSSVPVWSGVNVAGVNLQSLNPDIGTEKDKEDWKNVHKMVVDSAYEVIKLKGYTSWAIGMSVADLCESILKNLHKCHPVSTLVQGMHGVKDEVFLSIPCILGSSGLTDVVHMTLKADEEKQLVKSAETLWGVQKELTL